A single genomic interval of Carassius carassius chromosome 24, fCarCar2.1, whole genome shotgun sequence harbors:
- the LOC132103044 gene encoding interferon-gamma-inducible GTPase 10-like, translating to MIQSIYMLQWTVLKLPEAEQRIHYSQRATMTDLVNPYNEEDCFSQSSGSSSSSLHSSSTEETKDKKAHSPRSKYPTISPRNMLRKLEIAEKNIQTKCTNEPKESDNKKPEEGDKNSNVYLVSREFVGMLSEASANTEDSDSLGSALEGIIDSLPSEKSNKLKSTLTEFENVTLNIAITGMTGAGKSSFVNALRGLPNDDKNAAPTGTTETTMKPNMYPHPSMPNVKIWDLPGIGSPKFRAKKYLKEVNFHTYDFFLIVTSERFKENDIELARAIKKSKKLFYFIRTKIDNDIRAESHKRNFDERMLLENIREDCKANLLRVGIPRIFLVSSFNLEKYDFQKLINTLEDELPENKKFALIQSLPVYSLEALTKKITYYKKLIWLNAFAAGVGAIAPIPGLSLACDYGIIKNFFQQVFLGFGLSNQALEALSERVNKPVEQLKAAKTSRFKDGSTEDIVMDMLSKPMIAITKTLGTILALLPGGALPAGGTAVASVHYLLNMGLNEMAEDTKNILAVSQLA from the exons ATGATTCAGTCCATCTACATGTTGCAGTGGACAGTACTGAAGCTTCCAGAGGCTGAGCAGAGAATTCACTACTCACAGCg aGCTACCATGACAGATTTGGTAAATCCCTATAATGAAGAGGATTGCTTCAGCCAGTCATCTGGATCATCATCAAGTTCATTACATTCATCCAGCACAGAAGAGACTAAAGACAAAAAAGCCCATTCACCACGTTCTAAATATCCGACAATCAGTCCAAGAAATATGCTGCGAAAACTGGAAATAGCTGAGAAAAATATTCAGACGAAATGTACTAACGAACCTAAAGAAAGCGACAACAAAAAGCCAGAGGAAGGGGACAAAAACAGTAATGTTTATCTGGTTTCCAGAGAGTTTGTAGGCATGTTGTCTGAGGCCTCAGCGAACACAGAAGATTCAGACTCTCTTGGCTCAGCATTAGAGGGAATAATTGACTCTCTACCTTCAGAAAAatcaaacaaactaaaaagtaCACTGACGGAGTTCGAGAATGTTACACTTAACATTGCTATAACCGGGATGACAGGGGCAGGGAAGTCTTCCTTCGTCAATGCCCTCAGAGGCCTTCCTAATGATGATAAGAACGCAGCTCCCACAGGAACAACTGAGACTACCATGAAGCCCAACATGTACCCACATCCCTCCATGCCAAACGTGAAGATCTGGGACCTGCCAGGAATTGGTAGTCCAAAATTTAGAGCAAAGAAGTACCTGAAAGAAGTCAATTTCCACACATATGACTTCTTTCTTATTGTGACCTCTGAAAGATTTAAGGAGAACGACATAGAGCTGGCTAGAGCGATCAAGAAGAGCAAGaagcttttttatttcattcGCACTAAAATTGACAACGACATTCGTGCTGAATCACACAAAAGAAACTTTGATGAGCGGATGTTGCTCGAAAACATCCGAGAGGACTGTAAGGCGAACCTACTGAGAGTCGGAATACCCAGAATATTCCTAGTGTCTTCATTTAACTTGGAAAAATATGACTTTCAGAAGCTGATCAACACCCTCGAAGATGAACTTCCTGAGAACAAGAAATTTGCTCTCATTCAGTCTTTGCCCGTTTATTCTCTTGAGGCCCTCACAAAGAAGATAACATACTATAAGAAACTTATTTGGCTAAATGCCTTTGCGGCCGGGGTCGGGGCAATAGCTCCCATCCCGGGATTGTCATTGGCCTGTGATTATGGCATCATAAAGAATTTTTTTCAGCAAGTCTTTTTGGGCTTCGGCTTATCAAATCAGGCCCTAGAGGCCCTATCAGAACGAGTGAACAAACCAGTGGAGCAACTAAAAGCTGCTAAGACATCACGCTTCAAAGATGGATCCACTGAGGATATTGTGATGGATATGCTGTCTAAACCAATGATTGCGATAACCAAGACACTGGGGACCATACTGGCTCTGCTGCCAGGAGGAGCTCTACCAGCAGGAGGAACGGCTGTTGCTTCAGTGCACTACCTGCTTAATATGGGACTGAATGAGATGGCAGAAGACACCAAAAACATTCTTGCTGTGTCACAGCTTGCCTAA
- the LOC132103033 gene encoding transmembrane protein 145-like has product MEKVLGLAVMSSMLCVGSVLGKYVRGIVNTKEDWVFLTRFCFLTDFGRLNFKFRYPKSRCCQNILLYFDESSQWPAVYKRPDKDCYQKESVLRPENNQVINLTTHYTWSGCMVESEGNEEMLNCVGGRSFRSVRERWWYIALSKCGGDGLQLEYEMTLTNGQSFWTQHFSADEFGILETDVTFLVIFATVFTLSCYFAYNLKGRQLLHTTYKMFMTAAGVEVLSLLFFCIYWGLYARDGVGNGSLKILGKLLFSVSFLIFLLMLILLGKGFTVTRARISHSGSVKLSIYMTIYTITYIILFIYEAEFFDPGEVLYAYDSPAGYGLMGLQLLAYVWFCYAVLVSLKQYPEKQPFYIPFFTAYTLWFFAVPVMALIANFGISRWAREKIVNGIQLGIHLYAHVVFLAITRPSAANKNFPYHVRTSQIGILLSSPKGMRAESFPHHAYGNSSFLGDSQPNFTELFSIHSDPVKTIDETVARKGQEVPRNSEHKIITTTADLSSTFVPLPPPIPPRSSAHSTPPPRLTSHFTEYFSMQRATGMGPNA; this is encoded by the exons ATGGAGAAAGTATTAGGACTTGCCGTGATGTCCAGTATGTTATGTGTCGGCTCGGTTTTGGGGAAATATGTCAGAGGAATCGTCAACACAAAAGAG GACTGGGTTTTCCTCACAAGGTTTTGCTTCCTGACTGATTTTGGCAGATTGAACTTCAAGTTCCGATACCCCAAG TCCCGATGCTGTCAGAACATATTGCTCTACTTTGATGAAAGCTCTCAGTGGCCAGCTGTGTACAAAAGGCCGGACAAG GATTGCTACCAGAAAGAGTCAGTATTGAGGCCTGAAAATAATCAGGTCATCAACCTGACAACCCACTACACCTGGTCTGGATGTATG GTGGAAAGCGAAGGTAATGAAGAGATGCTGAATTGTGTAGGAGGTCGAAGTTTTCGTTCTGTCAGAGAGAGATGGTGGTACATTGCGCTCAGCAAGTGTGGG GGAGATGGGCTGCAGCTGGAATATGAAATGACATTAACCAATGGACAGTCCTTCTGGACCCAGCATTTCTCTGCAGATGAGTTTG GCATCCTGGAGACAGACGTCACGTTTCTGGTTATTTTCGCCACTGTGTTTACACTGTCTTGTTATTTTGCTT ataatttaAAGGGAAGACAGCTACTCCATACAACCTATAAGATGTTTATGACTGCGGCTGGAGTGGAGG TCTTAAGCctgcttttcttttgcatttactgGGGCCTTTATGCCAGAGATGGAGTTGGGAATGGCAGCCTCAAGATATTAG GGAAATTACTCTTTTCTGTGAGCTTTCTGATTTTCTTGCTCATGCTGATTCTCCTGGGGAAGGGGTTCACAGTGACCAG GGCAAGAATAAGTCACAGTGGCTCTGTGAAACTATCGATTTATATGACAATATACACCATCACCTACATCATCCTTTTCATATATGAAGCAGAA TTCTTTGATCCAGGCGAGGTGCTGTATGCTTATGACAGCCCTGCAGGGTATGGTCTAATGGGTTTGCAGCTGCTTGCCTACGTATGGTTCTGCTACGCTGTGCTGGTGTCCCTCAAACAATACCCCGAAAAACAACCTTTCTACATCCCCTTCTTCACTGCGTACACTCTATG GTTTTTTGCTGTGCCAGTCATGGCTCTGATTGCCAACTTTGGCATCTCTCGCTGGGCCAGGGAAAAGATTGTGAACGGCATCCAACTCGGCATCCATCTCTATGCCCATGTCGTCTTTctg GCCATCACGCGTCCATCAGCTGCCAATAAAAACTTTCCCTACCACGTGCGGACGTCACAGATAGGAATCCTTCTCTCCAGTCCTAAAGGCATGCGGGCAGAAAGCTTCCCTCATCATGCTTATGGGAATAGCTCCTTCCTAGGAGACTCTCAGCCAAACTTCACAGAGCTCTTCTCCATCCACTCA GACCCTGTGAAGACAATAGATGAGACAGTGGCTCGGAAGGGACAGGAAGTGCCAAGGAACAGCGAGCACAAGATCATCACCACAACGGCGGACTTGTCATCTACATTCGTCCCTCTTCCTCCTCCAATACCACCACGCAGCTCTGCACACTCTACCCCTCCTCCTAGATTAACGTCCCACTTCACCGAATATTTTAGTATGCAAAGGGCCACAGGAATGGGCCCCAATGCCTAG
- the LOC132103030 gene encoding large ribosomal subunit protein bL17m-like — MRLTLRALISHGRVARRIGLGPESRINMLRNILTGLVRHERIETTRARADEVRFYAEKLIDYAKKGDTNEKSMKMADFWLTEKDLIPKLFKVLGVRFENQTSGYTRMARIPNKANLDCAAMAVLEYKGHPFPPLFPMKHVSELNMLNQLLKAYREEKAQMVSEKKDS; from the exons ATGCGACTCACCCTGCGGGCGTTGATTTCTCATGGACGGGTGGCCCGTCGGATAGGACTCGGACCCGAGTCCAGAATCAACATGCTTCGGAACATACTCACGGGTCTGGTTCGACACGAGAGAATAGAGACAACAAGAGCCCGAGCAGACGAGGTTCGCTTTTACGCTGAAAAG ttGATTGATTATGCTAAAAAGGGAGATACTAATGAAAAGTCTATGAAAATGGCTGATTTCTGGCTCACG GAAAAAGATTTGATCCCCAAACTTTTTAAAGTCCTGGGGGTAAGATTTGAGAATCAAACGAGTGGATATACACGCATGGCTCGCATTCCTAACAAGGCGAATCTGGACTGTGCAGCTATGGCTGTCCTGGAGTATAAAGGCCACCCTTTCCCACCCTTGTTCCCCATGAAACATGTCAGTGAACTGAACATGTTAAACCAACTTCTAAAAGcatacagagaagaaaaagctcaAATGGTGTCTGAGAAAAAGGACTCATGA